A DNA window from Paenibacillus sp. HWE-109 contains the following coding sequences:
- a CDS encoding DUF2269 family protein, which yields MVLSWYILLLYIHIFSVVLSIGPYFVLFPLLAKIRTAPFEQLPDYLEPFRITVRLTKHAGHVLVATGIILTWITSWTWKTSWIIVTVLIMVASLYFIARAFSPLLRKLKAPHEDRNDLVNRLRKALIWYVLITLSMMWFMVAKPTLW from the coding sequence ATGGTGTTGAGTTGGTACATTTTACTGTTATATATCCATATTTTTAGTGTCGTATTAAGTATTGGTCCTTATTTCGTCTTATTTCCACTGCTGGCAAAAATACGAACAGCACCATTCGAGCAGCTGCCGGATTATCTGGAGCCATTTCGTATTACCGTACGACTTACGAAGCATGCGGGACATGTTCTAGTTGCGACAGGCATCATACTGACATGGATTACGTCTTGGACATGGAAGACTTCCTGGATTATCGTCACCGTGCTCATTATGGTTGCCTCGTTGTATTTTATTGCCCGCGCATTCTCGCCCCTGCTTCGCAAGCTCAAAGCGCCTCATGAAGATCGCAATGATTTGGTCAATAGACTGCGTAAAGCCTTGATCTGGTACGTCTTAATCACCTTATCCATGATGTGGTTTATGGTGGCCAAACCAACCCTTTGGTAG
- a CDS encoding class I SAM-dependent methyltransferase — MQHQDKQHISTKFDEIAEKYDSQRKKLIPCFDDFYGIAASLVQADHPAPRILDLGAGTGLLSSYVLHQLPGAHITLIDLSEGMLDVAKLRFGEDSAHLTFVAGDYSHFESTETFDCIISALSIHHLEEPAKEALFHHIFGLLKPGGVFVNADQVQGSSPFLDQLYRSDWTTKIEATDLTADALQAAYERTKLDKMAPLEQQLGWLREAGFADVDCIYKYYNFVVMHARKPAL; from the coding sequence GTGCAACATCAAGACAAACAACACATCAGCACAAAATTTGATGAAATTGCCGAAAAGTATGATAGCCAACGAAAAAAGCTAATTCCCTGTTTCGATGATTTCTACGGCATTGCCGCCTCACTTGTACAGGCAGATCATCCAGCACCGCGTATTCTCGATCTAGGCGCCGGAACAGGTCTCCTCTCCTCCTATGTGCTCCATCAACTTCCTGGAGCCCATATTACGTTAATTGATCTTTCAGAGGGGATGTTGGATGTTGCCAAGCTGCGCTTTGGAGAAGATTCCGCCCATCTCACCTTCGTTGCCGGGGATTACAGCCATTTCGAAAGCACTGAAACGTTTGACTGCATAATCTCGGCACTTTCCATCCATCACCTTGAAGAACCCGCCAAAGAAGCCTTATTCCATCATATCTTCGGATTGCTTAAACCGGGCGGCGTCTTCGTCAATGCCGATCAAGTGCAGGGCAGCAGCCCGTTTCTCGACCAGCTCTACCGCTCGGATTGGACGACCAAGATTGAAGCCACGGATCTGACGGCTGACGCGCTCCAAGCAGCTTATGAACGGACGAAACTGGATAAAATGGCTCCCCTTGAACAACAGTTAGGTTGGTTGCGGGAAGCAGGATTCGCTGACGTAGATTGCATATACAAATATTATAATTTTGTAGTCATGCACGCTCGCAAACCGGCTCTGTAG
- a CDS encoding threonine/serine exporter family protein produces MIMLEQLLTSFIATAAFAILFNVPKRTLLQCGFVGMVGWLLYVSCLLIPLDPILATLIASFFVTVVSQFLAKIYKTPVIVFSVSGIIPLVPGGLAYDAMRNVVLNHYDLAVQLAAKAFLLSGAIAIGLVFSEVLNQLFRRVK; encoded by the coding sequence ATGATCATGCTCGAACAGCTCCTCACAAGCTTCATCGCTACTGCAGCTTTTGCAATCTTGTTCAATGTGCCGAAGCGAACCCTGCTGCAATGCGGCTTCGTTGGAATGGTGGGCTGGTTGTTATATGTTTCCTGCTTGCTCATTCCCCTTGATCCAATCTTGGCAACGCTGATCGCTTCTTTCTTTGTTACGGTTGTGAGTCAGTTTCTGGCTAAAATCTATAAAACACCAGTCATTGTTTTCAGTGTTTCCGGGATCATTCCATTAGTACCCGGCGGTCTTGCCTATGATGCCATGAGGAACGTCGTCCTTAACCACTATGATCTTGCCGTACAGCTGGCAGCCAAAGCGTTTCTGCTGTCAGGAGCTATTGCCATTGGCCTTGTCTTCTCTGAGGTGCTCAATCAATTATTCCGTCGTGTAAAATAA
- a CDS encoding threonine/serine exporter family protein, with protein sequence MEQPSATNYEIAQVCLLAGKIMLENGGETYRVEDTMSHVAQAFGIPNSHSFVTPTGIIFSIDGPEQTTRLIRISARSTDLHKVTVVNAVSRRISQGELTPAEAYRLLVDIDTAKTGYPAWIKILSAAIASGCFLIMFQGKWTDFLPAFVAGGAGFSFLGYFHRLVPIKFFAEFLASLLIGTMAYLWVIAGLGHDLDKIIIGSVMPLVPGLLITNAVRDLMAGHFVSGVSKGAEAFLTAFAIGAGIAFVLSFYNGEGITG encoded by the coding sequence ATGGAGCAGCCCTCTGCGACCAACTACGAAATCGCACAAGTCTGTTTGCTTGCCGGTAAAATCATGCTGGAAAATGGCGGCGAAACGTATCGTGTCGAAGATACCATGAGCCATGTTGCCCAAGCTTTCGGCATTCCCAATTCACATAGCTTTGTGACGCCAACCGGCATTATTTTCTCCATCGATGGACCCGAACAGACAACCCGGCTGATTCGAATTTCCGCTCGTTCTACCGACCTTCACAAAGTAACTGTTGTCAATGCCGTTTCCAGACGAATCAGTCAAGGAGAACTTACACCTGCTGAAGCTTATCGGTTGCTTGTCGATATAGATACAGCCAAAACAGGCTATCCTGCTTGGATCAAAATCCTGTCCGCAGCCATAGCCAGCGGCTGCTTTTTAATTATGTTCCAGGGGAAATGGACCGACTTTCTGCCCGCTTTTGTTGCCGGCGGCGCCGGGTTTTCTTTTCTTGGTTATTTTCATCGATTAGTGCCGATTAAGTTTTTTGCGGAGTTCCTGGCTTCCTTATTGATAGGAACCATGGCCTATCTCTGGGTAATCGCGGGCCTGGGCCATGATCTTGATAAGATCATTATCGGCTCTGTCATGCCGCTTGTGCCTGGACTTCTCATCACCAACGCTGTGCGCGATTTGATGGCTGGGCATTTCGTTTCAGGCGTTTCCAAAGGTGCTGAAGCATTTCTAACGGCTTTTGCGATTGGCGCAGGTATCGCCTTCGTGCTGTCCTTCTATAACGGGGAGGGAATCACAGGATGA